In Labilithrix sp., a single genomic region encodes these proteins:
- a CDS encoding efflux RND transporter permease subunit — MNITDVSIKNPVFAWMMMASTMLFGIVALTRIGISQFPDVDYPNISVSISWPGASPPAVERELVEPLEQAISQVEGVRQIASQARSGNGRVTVTFDMSRNVDLALQDIQAKVAAAQRSLPKDVQAPTVSKSNPDDQAILQIAVTGPFSKQMLSDVAQFQVMERLQTVEGVGTITLSGSPPRNVRIWLDAMRLIEKGVVVSDITGALKAEHIEVPGGQLQTGTRTLDVRLLGEALDIETFRKLVVRKGRPATVDQRTGQVTPGSTTPVYLEDVALVEDGFEDATSISRLDGVPIQTMGILKQRGTNAVAVATAVRARVEEIKRTLPEGMDVQVLFDSTVFISESVHELELELVMAVILTAFVCWLFLGSLSSTLNVVLAIPMSLLGTVAVIYFVGFTLNTFTLLGLSLAVGLVVDDAVMVMENIYRHAEMGKDKVRASSEGTKEITFAALAATLAVIAIFLPVVFMSGVIGKFFFQFGVTLSVAVMLSYFEAITLAPARCAQMLNASREGRSWLGRKVDDGFGRLERWYGRVLAGALRHPWKVLGLAVVVLGACGFLVTRIKTEFIPSQDQSRLNVSLRTEAGMTPDAAQPLLAKAEARIAAHPEIAHMLVTLSTSSGQMSLTLVEPSQRKLTAQQLMLALRKDLQGIPGLRGSVQDPSQQGFGTTGGGSPVDFTIRGADWDALVKASDMYKTELEKTGYATDITSDYNVGGSELQIIPDRRRATDLGVSISDLGTTVSALVGGGTVGKFSTAGRRVDVRMRLLAAQRARPEDLSLIRVRGMNQQLIPLTMVVTQKEEPVLQAISRLDRERAISIRANVGAGHSQQEAMNKVYELAKTLPLGLRVAPGGQASQLEETTSGLWFAMLIGVLVAYMVLASQFNSFLHPVTVLTILPLAICGAILGLVVSGKTLNLFSMIGLLLLMGIVKKNSILLVEYAEQVREHEGLPALESMQKAGPLRLRPILMTTVATMMAAVPPLLGLGPGTETRSPMAAAVLGGLTVSTVLSLLVVPAFYVVTGRMRAKIIKDRPTVPSEHTAPLPHHAGH; from the coding sequence GTGAACATCACCGACGTCTCGATCAAGAACCCCGTCTTCGCCTGGATGATGATGGCGTCCACGATGCTGTTCGGCATCGTCGCGCTCACGCGCATCGGGATCAGCCAGTTCCCCGACGTCGACTACCCGAACATCTCGGTCTCGATCTCCTGGCCCGGCGCGTCACCGCCCGCGGTCGAGCGCGAGCTGGTGGAGCCGCTCGAGCAGGCGATCTCGCAGGTCGAGGGCGTCCGCCAGATCGCGTCGCAGGCGCGCTCGGGCAACGGCCGCGTGACGGTGACGTTCGACATGTCGCGCAACGTCGACCTCGCGCTCCAGGACATCCAGGCGAAGGTCGCCGCCGCGCAGCGATCGCTCCCGAAGGACGTCCAGGCGCCGACGGTGTCGAAGTCGAACCCGGACGATCAAGCCATCCTCCAGATCGCGGTCACGGGCCCGTTCTCGAAGCAGATGCTCTCCGACGTCGCCCAGTTCCAGGTGATGGAGCGGCTCCAGACGGTGGAGGGCGTCGGCACGATCACGCTTTCGGGATCGCCGCCGCGCAACGTCCGCATCTGGCTCGACGCGATGCGCCTCATCGAGAAAGGCGTCGTCGTCAGCGACATCACGGGCGCGCTCAAGGCCGAGCACATCGAGGTGCCCGGCGGCCAGCTCCAGACCGGCACGCGCACGCTCGACGTCCGCCTCCTCGGCGAGGCGCTCGACATCGAGACGTTCCGGAAGCTCGTCGTCCGGAAGGGCCGGCCCGCGACCGTCGATCAACGCACCGGGCAGGTCACCCCCGGCTCGACGACGCCGGTCTACCTCGAGGACGTCGCGCTCGTCGAAGACGGCTTCGAGGACGCGACGAGCATCTCGCGCCTCGACGGCGTGCCGATCCAGACGATGGGCATCCTCAAGCAGCGCGGCACCAACGCGGTCGCGGTCGCGACCGCGGTGCGCGCGCGGGTCGAGGAGATCAAGCGGACGCTGCCGGAGGGCATGGACGTCCAGGTCCTCTTCGACTCCACCGTCTTCATCTCGGAGTCGGTCCACGAGCTCGAGCTCGAGCTCGTCATGGCGGTCATCCTCACCGCGTTCGTGTGCTGGCTCTTCCTCGGATCGCTCTCGAGCACGCTGAACGTCGTCCTCGCGATCCCGATGTCGCTCCTCGGCACCGTCGCCGTCATCTACTTCGTCGGGTTCACGCTCAACACCTTCACCCTCCTCGGGCTCTCGCTCGCGGTCGGCCTCGTCGTCGACGACGCGGTCATGGTCATGGAGAACATCTACCGCCACGCGGAGATGGGGAAGGACAAGGTGCGGGCCTCGTCGGAGGGGACGAAGGAGATCACGTTCGCCGCGCTCGCGGCGACGCTCGCCGTCATCGCGATCTTCTTGCCCGTCGTCTTCATGAGCGGCGTCATCGGCAAGTTCTTCTTCCAGTTCGGCGTCACGCTCTCGGTCGCGGTCATGCTCTCGTACTTCGAGGCGATCACGCTCGCGCCGGCGCGCTGCGCGCAGATGCTCAACGCGTCGCGCGAAGGCCGGAGCTGGCTCGGGCGCAAGGTCGACGACGGGTTCGGCCGCCTCGAACGCTGGTACGGTCGCGTCCTCGCCGGCGCGCTCCGCCATCCGTGGAAGGTGCTCGGCCTCGCGGTGGTGGTCCTCGGCGCGTGCGGCTTCCTCGTCACGCGCATCAAGACGGAGTTCATCCCCTCGCAGGACCAGAGCCGCCTCAACGTCTCGCTCCGCACCGAGGCCGGCATGACGCCGGACGCCGCGCAGCCGCTCCTCGCGAAGGCGGAGGCGCGCATCGCCGCGCACCCCGAGATCGCGCACATGCTCGTGACCCTCTCCACCTCGTCGGGCCAGATGTCGCTCACGCTCGTGGAGCCGTCCCAGCGCAAGCTCACCGCGCAGCAGCTGATGCTCGCGTTGCGCAAGGACCTGCAAGGGATCCCCGGCCTCCGCGGCTCGGTGCAGGACCCCTCGCAGCAGGGCTTCGGCACGACCGGCGGCGGCTCTCCCGTCGACTTCACGATCCGCGGCGCGGACTGGGACGCGCTCGTGAAGGCGTCCGACATGTACAAGACGGAGCTCGAGAAGACCGGCTACGCGACGGACATCACGTCCGACTACAACGTCGGCGGCTCCGAGCTGCAGATCATCCCCGACCGCCGCCGCGCGACCGACCTCGGCGTCTCGATCAGCGACCTCGGCACGACCGTGAGCGCGCTCGTCGGCGGCGGCACGGTCGGGAAGTTCTCGACCGCGGGCCGCCGCGTCGACGTCCGGATGCGCCTCCTCGCGGCGCAGCGCGCGCGGCCGGAGGACCTCTCGCTCATCCGCGTGCGCGGCATGAACCAGCAGCTCATCCCGCTCACGATGGTGGTGACGCAGAAGGAGGAGCCGGTCCTCCAGGCGATCAGCCGCCTCGATCGCGAGCGCGCGATCAGCATCCGCGCGAACGTCGGCGCGGGCCACTCGCAGCAGGAGGCGATGAACAAGGTCTACGAGCTCGCGAAGACGCTGCCGCTCGGCCTCCGCGTCGCGCCGGGCGGCCAGGCCTCGCAGCTCGAGGAGACGACGAGCGGCCTCTGGTTCGCGATGCTGATCGGAGTCCTCGTCGCGTACATGGTGCTCGCGAGCCAGTTCAACTCGTTCCTCCATCCGGTGACGGTGCTCACGATCTTACCCCTCGCGATATGCGGCGCGATCTTGGGCCTCGTCGTCTCGGGGAAGACGCTGAACCTCTTCAGCATGATCGGCCTCTTGCTCCTGATGGGGATCGTGAAGAAGAACTCCATCCTCCTCGTCGAGTACGCCGAGCAGGTGCGCGAGCACGAGGGCCTCCCCGCGCTCGAGTCGATGCAGAAGGCGGGCCCGCTCCGCCTCCGCCCGATCTTGATGACGACGGTCGCGACGATGATGGCGGCGGTGCCCCCGCTCCTCGGCCTCGGCCCCGGCACCGAGACGCGCTCCCCGATGGCGGCGGCGGTGTTGGGCGGCCTCACGGTGTCGACGGTCCTGAGCCTGCTCGTGGTCCCGGCGTTCTACGTCGTCACCGGCCGCATGCGCGCGAAGATCATCAAGGACCGCCCCACCGTCCCGAGCGAGCACACCGCTCCGCTCCCGCATCACGCGGGTCATTGA
- a CDS encoding efflux RND transporter periplasmic adaptor subunit, with protein sequence MKRALFLAIAIGVPSGVLFACKHETPTAEQGGGRGGSRGIRGDGGLLFAVDTLLVKAQKVDYLVNAPGTIEAFERVQVTSRVSGAVDRVAFAEGQEVHKGDVLVIIDSQRYQLAVNSAKANLEKAQAAQKDVEGQVSRREGAMDAHPGLIPGEELATYRTRTLTAKADTAVATENLKTAELNLRDSNVRAPMDGIIQTRTIETGQFVNAGALMATLLRQDPMLLRFAIEPQEAPRLKPGMIADFTMRETQRAFRAKITLVAAAADATTRMVAVTGEVLDAEEHKYWLRPGSFCDVSVNIGATRDAPIIPRGAMRATDHGYVVYVVENDTAAERVVTTGMSTRDGWIEIKDGLKDGDWIVVRGGDALSPGAKVKANRLLSMDAGAEPLDDTAGGDAGRRRGDGGAARGPRGAGSGAPAQ encoded by the coding sequence GTGAAGCGCGCGCTCTTCCTCGCGATCGCGATCGGGGTGCCGAGCGGCGTGCTCTTCGCGTGCAAGCATGAGACGCCCACCGCGGAGCAGGGGGGCGGGCGCGGCGGGTCGCGCGGGATCCGCGGTGACGGCGGGCTCTTGTTCGCGGTCGACACGCTCCTCGTGAAGGCGCAGAAGGTCGACTACCTCGTCAACGCGCCGGGCACGATCGAGGCGTTCGAGCGCGTCCAGGTCACCTCCCGCGTCTCGGGCGCGGTGGACCGCGTCGCCTTCGCGGAGGGGCAGGAGGTCCACAAAGGCGACGTCCTCGTCATCATCGACTCGCAGCGCTACCAGCTCGCGGTGAACAGCGCGAAGGCGAACCTCGAGAAGGCGCAGGCCGCGCAGAAGGACGTCGAGGGCCAGGTCAGCCGCCGCGAAGGCGCGATGGACGCGCACCCCGGCCTCATCCCCGGCGAAGAGCTCGCGACCTACCGCACGCGCACGCTCACCGCGAAGGCGGACACCGCCGTCGCGACCGAGAACCTCAAGACCGCGGAGCTGAACCTCCGCGACTCGAACGTCCGCGCGCCGATGGACGGCATCATCCAGACGCGCACGATCGAGACGGGGCAGTTCGTCAACGCCGGCGCGCTGATGGCGACGCTCCTGCGCCAGGACCCGATGCTGCTCCGGTTCGCGATCGAGCCGCAGGAGGCGCCGCGCCTGAAGCCCGGCATGATCGCCGACTTCACGATGCGCGAGACGCAGCGCGCCTTCCGCGCGAAGATCACGCTCGTCGCCGCCGCCGCCGACGCGACCACGCGCATGGTCGCGGTCACGGGCGAGGTCCTCGACGCGGAGGAGCACAAGTACTGGCTCCGCCCCGGCTCCTTCTGCGACGTGAGCGTGAACATCGGCGCGACGCGCGACGCTCCGATCATCCCGCGCGGCGCGATGCGCGCGACCGATCACGGCTACGTCGTCTACGTCGTCGAGAACGACACCGCCGCCGAGCGCGTCGTGACGACGGGCATGAGCACGCGCGACGGATGGATCGAGATCAAGGACGGCCTCAAGGACGGCGACTGGATCGTCGTCCGCGGCGGCGACGCGCTGAGCCCGGGCGCGAAGGTGAAGGCGAACCGCCTCCTCTCGATGGACGCCGGCGCGGAGCCGCTCGACGACACGGCCGGCGGCGACGCCGGTCGCCGCCGCGGCGACGGCGGGGCGGCTCGCGGACCGCGCGGCGCAGGCTCCGGAGCGCCCGCGCAGTGA
- a CDS encoding TolC family protein, with the protein MRKTFLFVLVLASMVLGARTAHAEGPLRLEDAVRTALANNERARKAAVRVEQAAGSLDRARTAFYPSLTAQGGGNYNLQPDRAGRQVTSSGTLSLSQPLLNPSAFPQYAQASHQLESERWASVQDRRVVAFDTARAFLQALAAERVFAASIRRLERAKVNIANAEARTAAGLSSINDATRATLDLATAARDVASSEGRLGTAYLTLGFLMGRRVQVPAAGEESPLAQAGTTTSAAGNFETRADDQIKAALDRRPDLRAAHERTEALRASAREPYYRLIPSLNAGASMRVNPDPLATEQGHSETITLNLSWQIFDAGQRYADMRTRGAQASSQALDESLLRRAVDNDIRTALVSLRAAREAFRIADEAIALAQRGVEETQILYKQGLARALELTDATQRAFDAEVTRASALLTMEQAYLELRFALGLGPIDDAEPAK; encoded by the coding sequence ATGCGCAAGACGTTCCTCTTCGTGCTCGTCCTTGCGTCGATGGTCCTCGGCGCGCGGACCGCCCACGCCGAGGGTCCGCTCCGGCTCGAGGACGCGGTGCGCACCGCGCTCGCGAACAACGAGCGCGCGCGCAAGGCGGCGGTCCGCGTCGAGCAGGCCGCCGGCTCGCTCGATCGCGCGCGCACCGCGTTCTATCCGTCGCTGACCGCACAAGGTGGCGGGAACTACAACCTGCAGCCCGATCGCGCGGGGCGACAGGTCACGTCGAGCGGCACGCTCAGCCTCTCGCAGCCGCTCCTCAACCCGAGCGCGTTCCCGCAGTACGCGCAGGCGAGCCACCAGCTCGAGTCCGAGCGGTGGGCCAGCGTGCAGGATCGGCGCGTCGTCGCGTTCGACACCGCGCGCGCGTTCCTGCAAGCGCTCGCCGCCGAGCGCGTCTTCGCCGCGTCGATCCGCCGCCTCGAGCGCGCGAAGGTGAACATCGCCAACGCCGAGGCCCGCACCGCGGCCGGCCTCTCGAGCATCAACGACGCGACGCGCGCGACGCTCGACCTCGCCACCGCCGCGCGCGACGTCGCGAGCTCGGAGGGCCGCCTCGGCACCGCGTACCTCACGCTCGGCTTCCTGATGGGCCGCCGGGTCCAGGTCCCCGCCGCGGGCGAGGAGTCTCCGCTCGCGCAGGCGGGCACCACGACGTCGGCGGCCGGCAACTTCGAGACGCGCGCGGACGATCAGATCAAGGCCGCGCTCGATCGGCGGCCCGATCTCCGCGCCGCGCACGAGCGCACCGAGGCGCTCCGCGCATCGGCCCGCGAGCCGTACTACCGCCTCATCCCGTCGCTCAACGCCGGCGCGTCGATGCGCGTGAACCCGGACCCGCTCGCGACGGAGCAGGGGCACAGCGAGACGATCACGCTCAACCTGAGCTGGCAGATCTTCGACGCCGGCCAGCGCTACGCCGACATGCGCACGCGAGGCGCGCAGGCCTCGAGCCAGGCGCTCGACGAGAGCCTCCTCCGCCGCGCGGTCGACAACGACATCCGCACCGCGCTCGTCTCTCTCCGCGCGGCGCGGGAGGCGTTCCGCATCGCCGACGAGGCGATCGCGCTCGCGCAGCGCGGCGTCGAGGAGACGCAGATCCTCTACAAGCAGGGCCTCGCGCGCGCGCTGGAGCTCACCGACGCGACGCAGCGCGCGTTCGACGCCGAGGTCACGCGCGCGTCGGCGCTCCTCACGATGGAACAGGCCTACCTCGAGCTGCGCTTCGCGCTCGGGCTCGGCCCGATCGACGACGCGGAGCCGGCGAAGTGA